Proteins found in one Sorghum bicolor cultivar BTx623 chromosome 1, Sorghum_bicolor_NCBIv3, whole genome shotgun sequence genomic segment:
- the LOC110431728 gene encoding uncharacterized protein LOC110431728 has protein sequence MAQREARAGAADKAAAGGGAGHVTLEMGGGVGELRAEQRATTTTWACGAVAAAVVGVGLAGAGVLVWWALAFHPARQQLWMVPVGLVLLGTPLLAWLSIFASDACRWFGRLRDHQPPLVRPAPDPER, from the coding sequence ATGGCGCAACGCGAGGCGCGTGCCGGTGCGGCCGAtaaggcggcggccggcggcggggcGGGGCACGTCACGCTGGAGATGGGCGGCGGCGTGGGGGAGCTGCGGGCGGAGCAGAGGgcaacgacgacgacgtggGCGTGCGGGGCGGTCGCGGCGGCCGTGGTGGGCGTGGGGCTGGCGGGTGCCGGCGTGCTGGTGTGGTGGGCGCTGGCGTTCCACCCGGCGCGCCAGCAGCTCTGGATGGTGCCCgtcggcctcgtcctcctcggcaCGCCGCTCCTCGCCTGGCTCTCCATCTTCGCCTCCGACGCGTGCCGCTGGTTCGGCCGCCTCCGCGACCACCAGCCGCCGCTCGTCCGCCCAGCTCCGGACCCGGAGCGATGA